One window of the Longimicrobium sp. genome contains the following:
- a CDS encoding c-type cytochrome translates to MTAGNGEWGMGNGWARLACALLCALALAACKRHEKAPRAWHITQSEDVRDTAERVHPGPGKVVSAEAFRTRALPVSNPYEGDVKAIQEGRRLYNWMNCKGCHGEGGGGIGPTLWDDQWRYGGRGVDIAESILHGRPDGMPAFAGQIPEDQVWRIVAYVQSLEPRGGPYHAGVK, encoded by the coding sequence ATGACGGCGGGGAATGGGGAATGGGGAATGGGGAATGGGTGGGCTCGCCTGGCATGTGCGCTCCTGTGCGCGCTCGCCCTGGCCGCGTGCAAGCGGCACGAGAAGGCGCCCAGGGCGTGGCACATCACGCAGTCCGAAGACGTGCGCGACACGGCGGAGCGGGTGCACCCGGGGCCGGGGAAGGTAGTGAGCGCGGAGGCGTTCCGGACGCGCGCCCTGCCGGTCAGCAACCCGTACGAGGGCGACGTGAAGGCGATCCAGGAGGGGCGGCGGCTCTACAACTGGATGAACTGCAAGGGGTGCCACGGCGAGGGCGGCGGCGGCATCGGCCCCACGCTGTGGGACGACCAGTGGCGCTACGGCGGGCGCGGCGTGGACATCGCCGAATCCATCCTCCACGGTCGCCCGGACGGGATGCCCGCCTTCGCCGGCCAGATCCCAGAGGACCAGGTGTGGCGGATCGTGGCCTACGTCCAATCGCTGGAGCCGCGCGGCGGGCCGTACCACGCGGGGGTGAAATGA
- a CDS encoding c-type cytochrome, which yields MLACTTIVTGCLRDLDPRLGERHTVAGGKAKEGAAAIRAYGCGNCHVIPGVRGARGRAGPPLVAWSGRRFIAGRVPNTPDQLVSWIIHPQGIKPGTAMPDLGVTDQDARHIAAYLYTLKE from the coding sequence GTGCTCGCGTGCACGACGATCGTCACCGGCTGCCTTCGTGACCTGGATCCGCGGTTGGGCGAGCGGCATACGGTTGCGGGCGGGAAGGCGAAGGAGGGGGCGGCGGCGATTCGGGCGTACGGATGCGGGAACTGCCACGTCATCCCCGGCGTGCGGGGGGCGCGGGGGCGGGCGGGGCCGCCGCTGGTGGCGTGGAGCGGGCGACGGTTCATCGCGGGGCGGGTGCCCAACACGCCGGACCAGCTGGTGAGCTGGATCATCCACCCGCAGGGGATCAAGCCCGGAACGGCGATGCCCGACCTCGGAGTGACCGACCAGGACGCGCGCCACATCGCCGCGTACCTGTACACGCTAAAGGAGTGA